One segment of Niveibacterium microcysteis DNA contains the following:
- a CDS encoding deoxynucleoside kinase gives MLDKARHIVVEGPIGAGKTSFAQRLARRLDADLMLEQPELNPFLERFYDNMDRWALATQVSFLYQRHDLLTQFANHPADRRVVSDFLIEKDPLFAGLTLGADEERLYQRLYATLQPQIPRPDLVIYLQAQPEILMDRVRKRGVGAERNITESYLANVSERYASFFHQYDAAPLFIVNAEVLNPVDHDDDFELLVERLTAMRSYREFFGYAQ, from the coding sequence ATGCTCGACAAGGCGCGCCATATCGTCGTGGAAGGTCCGATCGGTGCTGGCAAGACCAGCTTCGCACAGCGGCTCGCACGCCGGCTCGATGCCGATCTGATGCTCGAACAACCCGAGCTGAATCCGTTCCTTGAACGCTTCTACGACAACATGGATCGTTGGGCGCTGGCGACGCAGGTCTCGTTCCTGTACCAGCGGCACGATCTGCTGACGCAATTCGCCAATCACCCGGCTGATCGGCGTGTGGTGTCGGATTTCCTGATCGAAAAGGATCCGCTGTTCGCCGGCCTCACCTTGGGCGCAGACGAAGAGCGGCTCTATCAGCGGCTCTACGCCACGCTGCAGCCGCAGATTCCGCGGCCCGACCTGGTGATCTACCTGCAGGCGCAGCCCGAAATCCTGATGGATCGCGTACGCAAGCGCGGCGTCGGCGCCGAGCGCAACATCACCGAGAGTTACCTCGCCAACGTTTCCGAACGCTACGCGAGCTTCTTCCATCAGTACGACGCCGCACCGCTGTTCATCGTGAATGCCGAGGTGCTCAACCCGGTCGATCACGACGACGATTTCGAACTGCTGGTTGAACGCCTGACCGCCATGCGCAGCTACCGCGAATTCTTCGGCTACGCCCAGTAA
- the folK gene encoding 2-amino-4-hydroxy-6-hydroxymethyldihydropteridine diphosphokinase, which produces MIPLVRAWVALGANLGEPRAALDRAFESLARLPQSRLVARSSHYRTAPVDAPGQPDYWNAVAALDTGLEPLSLLRALQTIETSNGRERSFRNAPRTLDLDLLLYGDITLDTPELILPHPRMHQRAFVLVPLAEIDPDLRLPGHGRVSALLPSVRDQRIERIE; this is translated from the coding sequence ATGATTCCGCTGGTGCGCGCCTGGGTCGCGCTGGGCGCCAACCTTGGCGAACCACGCGCGGCGCTCGATCGCGCATTCGAATCGCTTGCGCGCCTGCCGCAAAGCCGGCTGGTGGCGCGCTCGTCGCACTACCGCACCGCTCCGGTCGATGCCCCGGGCCAGCCCGACTACTGGAACGCCGTCGCGGCGCTCGACACCGGCCTGGAACCGCTGTCCTTGCTGCGTGCACTGCAAACGATCGAGACCAGCAACGGCCGCGAACGCAGTTTCCGCAATGCGCCGCGCACGCTTGACCTCGATCTGCTGCTCTACGGCGACATCACGCTCGACACCCCGGAACTGATCCTACCGCACCCACGCATGCACCAACGCGCTTTCGTGCTTGTGCCGCTGGCCGAGATCGACCCCGACCTGCGCCTGCCCGGCCACGGCCGCGTTTCGGCCCTGCTGCCATCGGTGCGGGATCAAAGAATCGAGCGGATCGAGTAA
- the pcnB gene encoding polynucleotide adenylyltransferase PcnB, with translation MIRKLLRRVFRRDPVTATALRSIEPAIIPVAQHGITRDRISPASRRVCGTLQEAGFKAFVVGGAVRDLIAGITPKDYDVATDATPDQVRELFRRSRIIGRRFRIVHVMSGPETIEVSTFRASQSEDTNTDEHGRILADNVWGSQAEDATRRDFTINALYYDPSSETVIDYHHGVGDLKQKTLRMIGDPVTRYREDPVRMLRAVRMAAKLGLVIDPAARKPILELAELLENVPPARLFDEMLKLLTSGHAVACLKQLREEGLHTGLLPLLDVILQQPMGERFVWLALENTDDRVRAGKPVSPGFLFATLLWHEALASWEARKARGEPSQAALFDAMSEVLDQQAEKLAITRKISADIKEIWALQPRFERRAGKAPHRLLEQPRYRAGYDFLRLRALSGEVPMELAEWWNDFADANPDSRETMLVPDRDGIAKKRRRRRRKPGGAADNAASGKE, from the coding sequence ATGATCCGCAAGCTTCTGCGCCGTGTTTTCCGCCGCGATCCGGTAACCGCCACCGCGCTTCGCTCCATCGAACCGGCCATCATTCCGGTTGCCCAGCACGGCATTACGCGCGATCGCATTTCGCCGGCGTCCCGGCGTGTATGCGGCACGCTGCAGGAAGCGGGTTTCAAGGCCTTCGTTGTGGGCGGCGCAGTACGCGACCTGATCGCCGGCATCACGCCGAAGGATTACGACGTCGCCACCGATGCCACGCCCGATCAGGTGCGCGAGCTGTTCCGCCGCTCGCGCATCATCGGCCGCCGCTTCCGCATCGTGCATGTGATGAGCGGGCCAGAAACGATCGAAGTCTCCACCTTCCGCGCGTCGCAGAGCGAAGACACCAACACCGACGAACACGGCCGCATCCTCGCCGACAACGTGTGGGGCTCGCAGGCCGAAGACGCGACGCGACGCGATTTCACGATCAACGCGCTGTACTACGACCCGAGCAGCGAAACGGTGATCGACTATCACCACGGCGTCGGCGACCTCAAGCAGAAGACGCTGCGCATGATCGGCGACCCGGTCACCCGCTACCGCGAAGACCCGGTGCGCATGCTTCGCGCAGTGCGCATGGCGGCCAAGCTGGGCTTGGTCATCGACCCTGCCGCGCGCAAGCCGATCCTGGAACTGGCCGAGCTGCTCGAAAACGTACCGCCGGCCCGGCTGTTCGACGAAATGCTCAAGCTGCTGACCAGCGGACACGCCGTCGCGTGCCTCAAGCAGTTGCGCGAGGAAGGCCTGCATACCGGCCTGCTGCCCTTGCTGGACGTGATCCTTCAGCAGCCGATGGGCGAGCGTTTCGTCTGGCTTGCGCTGGAGAACACCGACGATCGCGTGCGTGCCGGCAAACCGGTATCGCCCGGTTTCCTGTTCGCCACCCTGCTGTGGCACGAAGCACTGGCCAGTTGGGAAGCACGCAAGGCACGCGGCGAGCCCTCGCAGGCCGCGCTCTTCGACGCGATGTCGGAGGTGCTGGATCAGCAAGCCGAGAAGCTTGCGATCACTCGCAAGATTTCGGCCGACATCAAGGAAATCTGGGCCCTGCAGCCGCGCTTCGAGCGGCGCGCAGGCAAGGCGCCACATCGCCTGCTCGAACAGCCGCGCTATCGCGCTGGTTACGACTTCCTGCGGCTGCGCGCGCTGAGCGGCGAAGTGCCGATGGAACTCGCCGAATGGTGGAATGATTTTGCCGACGCCAATCCGGATTCGCGCGAGACCATGCTGGTGCCCGACCGCGACGGCATTGCCAAGAAGCGTCGCCGCCGTCGCCGCAAACCGGGCGGTGCCGCCGACAACGCCGCGTCAGGCAAGGAATGA
- a CDS encoding HAD family hydrolase, giving the protein MNLALFDLDNTLLAGDSDYEWGQFIVDHGLVDRTEYEARNAEFYEQYKAGTMNIFEYLAFALGPLAKRPRAELEVLHEQFMRERVDGMWLPAAQALVDQHIAAGDMCAVVTATNAFVTGPIVRKLGVPHMVATTPAQEAGEFTGAPRGTPAFQAGKIERVENWLESMGLHWGSFERTWFYSDSRNDLPLLERVSDPVAVDPDPTLRAHAERHGWKILSLRG; this is encoded by the coding sequence ATGAATCTCGCGCTGTTCGATCTCGACAACACACTGCTCGCTGGCGACAGCGACTATGAGTGGGGTCAGTTCATCGTCGATCACGGTCTGGTCGACCGCACCGAGTACGAAGCGCGCAATGCCGAGTTTTACGAGCAGTACAAAGCCGGCACGATGAACATCTTCGAATACCTCGCGTTCGCGCTCGGGCCCCTTGCCAAGCGCCCTCGCGCTGAACTCGAAGTCTTGCACGAGCAGTTCATGCGCGAGCGGGTCGACGGCATGTGGCTGCCCGCAGCCCAGGCGCTGGTCGACCAGCACATCGCCGCGGGCGACATGTGCGCGGTGGTCACGGCCACCAATGCCTTCGTCACCGGCCCGATCGTGCGCAAGCTGGGCGTACCGCACATGGTTGCCACCACGCCGGCCCAGGAAGCTGGCGAATTCACCGGCGCGCCGCGCGGCACACCCGCCTTCCAGGCAGGCAAGATCGAGCGCGTGGAAAACTGGCTCGAATCGATGGGCCTGCACTGGGGCAGTTTCGAGCGCACCTGGTTCTACAGCGATTCGCGCAACGACCTGCCCCTGCTGGAGCGCGTCAGCGACCCGGTCGCGGTTGATCCGGACCCAACCTTGCGCGCACACGCCGAGCGCCATGGCTGGAAGATCCTGAGCCTGCGTGGTTAA
- a CDS encoding HdaA/DnaA family protein, with protein MRQLTLDLRPERTPRFDNFVVGANGEALDTVRLLASFGQPAAVYLWGESGSGCSHLLAAALAETRAAGREAALAGPVVEDADYPLPERGLLCVDNAQDLDAAGAAALFRAFIRAPARQCALLIAGKVPPSGLRLREDVRTRIGQCLIFELKALDDGQKQEMLALYGLSRGLMLEPDLIGWLLRHGRRDLPSLLAAIDQLDDVSLARHRNPTLPLLRDLMQGEQYPPEDS; from the coding sequence GTGAGACAACTCACCCTAGACCTGCGCCCGGAGCGCACGCCACGCTTCGACAACTTCGTCGTCGGCGCGAATGGCGAAGCGCTCGACACTGTCCGCCTGCTCGCGAGCTTCGGGCAGCCGGCGGCCGTCTATCTGTGGGGTGAATCCGGCAGCGGCTGCAGCCATCTGCTGGCGGCCGCGCTGGCTGAAACGCGCGCGGCCGGGCGCGAAGCGGCCCTCGCCGGCCCGGTTGTCGAAGATGCCGACTACCCACTGCCCGAACGCGGGCTGCTGTGCGTCGACAACGCGCAGGATCTGGACGCCGCAGGCGCTGCCGCGCTGTTTCGCGCCTTCATCCGCGCCCCCGCCCGCCAATGCGCCTTGCTGATCGCCGGCAAGGTGCCGCCTTCGGGCCTGCGGCTGCGCGAAGACGTTCGAACGCGCATCGGCCAGTGCTTGATCTTCGAACTCAAGGCGCTCGATGACGGCCAGAAGCAAGAGATGCTGGCGCTCTACGGGCTGAGCCGAGGCCTGATGCTCGAGCCGGACCTGATCGGCTGGCTGCTGCGGCACGGGCGCCGCGATCTGCCCTCACTGCTCGCGGCCATCGATCAGCTTGACGACGTGTCGCTGGCCCGCCACCGCAACCCCACCCTGCCCCTGCTGCGTGACCTGATGCAGGGCGAGCAGTACCCGCCGGAGGATTCATGA
- a CDS encoding MgtC/SapB family protein produces the protein MELLSHHWSATFISANVFVLLHLVAACLLGSLIGYERSFHGRAAGMRTYALVCLASTALTAVLGFPEVWYGGKFPLGGGGDPTRVIQGIVTGIGFLGAGMIVREGLTIKGLSTAASIWVTSAVGVLLGLGFHLAAIVSAILTVSLLSGMHWLERRLPRQTLTHLNVRFPRARTPDEQALRNLAERHGFSLLETSYRLGDGGNYFEYQVALKSYGKGRSADLAHDLAANADVLEFRLSPQRD, from the coding sequence ATGGAACTCCTCAGTCACCACTGGTCGGCTACATTCATCAGCGCGAACGTCTTCGTGCTGCTGCACCTCGTCGCCGCGTGTCTGCTCGGCTCGTTGATCGGTTACGAGCGGTCCTTCCATGGGCGCGCTGCTGGCATGCGCACTTATGCGCTGGTGTGCCTGGCATCGACCGCGCTGACCGCCGTGCTGGGGTTTCCCGAGGTCTGGTACGGCGGCAAGTTCCCTTTGGGCGGAGGTGGTGACCCGACGCGTGTGATCCAGGGCATCGTCACTGGCATCGGATTTCTCGGCGCCGGCATGATCGTGCGTGAAGGGCTGACGATCAAGGGCTTGTCCACCGCAGCGTCGATCTGGGTGACTTCCGCCGTGGGTGTCTTGCTCGGGTTGGGTTTTCACCTCGCGGCGATTGTCTCGGCGATCCTGACGGTTTCGCTGCTGAGCGGCATGCACTGGCTGGAGCGGCGACTGCCGCGTCAGACCCTGACGCATCTGAATGTGCGTTTTCCACGAGCGCGCACGCCCGACGAGCAAGCGCTGCGCAATCTGGCCGAGCGGCACGGGTTCTCGCTGCTGGAAACCTCGTATCGGCTTGGTGACGGTGGCAACTACTTCGAATACCAGGTCGCTTTGAAGTCATACGGCAAGGGCCGCAGTGCGGATCTGGCGCACGATCTGGCGGCGAATGCCGATGTGCTGGAATTCCGGCTATCCCCACAGCGAGACTGA
- a CDS encoding SIR2 family NAD-dependent protein deacylase — translation MLSNLEPELSAIAAHLRRAQRVLFITGAGISADSGLPTYRGINGLYDGQATEEGLDIEDMLSGEMLRQRPDLTWKYLAQIEAACHGAAPNDAHRALSMIEASGTYSLVLTQNIDGLHHAAGSQNLIEIHGNLRRLRCLQCGGRETVDTLIGRPLPPVCHHCGALMRPEVVLFGERLDERNLERLYSEIAEGFDLVFSIGTTSTFPYIVEPVAWAIRAGVPTVEINPQETQISPYVRYRLPLRAAEAMRALLARSALGFDEVG, via the coding sequence ATGTTGTCCAACCTGGAACCCGAACTCTCCGCGATCGCCGCCCATTTGCGTCGGGCGCAGCGCGTGCTGTTCATCACCGGCGCTGGCATCTCAGCGGATTCCGGCTTGCCCACGTACCGCGGCATCAATGGGCTCTACGACGGTCAGGCGACGGAAGAGGGGCTTGATATCGAAGACATGCTCTCCGGTGAAATGCTCCGCCAACGCCCGGATCTGACTTGGAAGTACCTCGCCCAGATCGAGGCCGCATGCCACGGCGCTGCCCCGAATGACGCACACCGCGCGCTGAGCATGATCGAGGCGAGCGGTACGTATTCGCTGGTGCTGACGCAGAACATTGATGGCCTGCACCATGCTGCGGGCAGCCAGAACCTGATCGAGATTCATGGAAACCTGCGCCGCTTGCGCTGCCTTCAGTGCGGCGGTCGCGAAACGGTCGATACCTTGATTGGGCGACCACTGCCGCCCGTCTGTCACCACTGTGGCGCGCTGATGCGGCCCGAGGTGGTGCTCTTCGGCGAACGGCTCGACGAGCGTAACCTCGAACGCCTTTACTCTGAGATCGCCGAGGGCTTCGATCTGGTTTTCAGCATTGGCACCACCAGCACGTTTCCGTACATCGTGGAGCCGGTTGCCTGGGCGATCCGGGCAGGGGTGCCTACGGTCGAAATCAACCCACAGGAAACCCAGATCAGCCCGTATGTGCGCTATCGATTGCCACTGCGGGCCGCAGAAGCAATGAGGGCGCTGCTTGCGCGCAGCGCCCTTGGCTTTGACGAGGTCGGCTGA
- a CDS encoding AIR synthase-related protein, with protein sequence MSQTPLDYTAAGVDYSKIDPLKILAQQAASATKGNLTAHGVSEIPASRGESAYVMDVGGVLIASITECLGTKALVADAVRPITGRTHYDSIAQDTIAMAVNDLITVGATPMSIHAYWSAGGSDWFADEQRMRDLVNGWQRACDVCKVSWGGGETPALAGVVEAGRIDLAASSVGIVRSREHLTLGDKLADGDAIVFLASSGIHANGVSLARKLVERLPDGYASKLSDGRLYGEALLDPTALYVPVTEALFAAGIIPHYCANITGHGWRKIMRHPGSFTYRIHTLPPVPPVLAFIQEKAGIDDREAYGSLNMGAGFALYVAAEDAERTAEIARAAGIEAWVAGRVEAGPKQVVIEPLSLTYAADELHLRA encoded by the coding sequence ATGAGCCAGACCCCCCTCGACTACACCGCCGCCGGTGTCGACTACAGCAAGATCGACCCGCTCAAGATTCTCGCCCAACAGGCCGCCAGTGCCACAAAGGGTAACCTCACCGCGCACGGCGTGAGCGAAATCCCCGCTTCGCGTGGCGAATCGGCGTACGTGATGGACGTGGGCGGCGTGCTGATCGCATCGATCACCGAATGCCTCGGCACCAAGGCATTGGTCGCCGATGCCGTGCGCCCGATTACCGGCCGTACGCACTACGACTCCATCGCGCAGGACACGATAGCGATGGCCGTCAACGATTTGATTACAGTCGGCGCCACGCCGATGTCGATCCACGCCTACTGGTCGGCGGGCGGTAGTGACTGGTTTGCTGACGAGCAACGCATGCGCGACCTGGTCAACGGCTGGCAGCGCGCCTGCGATGTCTGCAAGGTGAGCTGGGGTGGCGGCGAAACGCCGGCCCTCGCGGGCGTGGTGGAGGCCGGCCGCATCGATCTGGCCGCTTCGTCGGTTGGCATCGTGCGCTCACGCGAACACCTGACGCTGGGCGACAAGCTCGCCGACGGCGACGCGATCGTGTTCCTCGCCTCCAGCGGCATCCACGCCAATGGCGTGAGCCTGGCTCGCAAGCTGGTCGAGCGCCTGCCCGACGGCTACGCAAGCAAACTGTCGGATGGCCGCCTCTACGGCGAAGCGCTTCTGGACCCTACCGCGCTGTATGTGCCGGTGACCGAAGCGCTGTTCGCTGCCGGCATCATTCCGCACTACTGCGCCAACATCACCGGCCATGGCTGGCGCAAGATCATGCGTCACCCCGGCAGCTTCACTTACCGCATCCATACGCTGCCGCCGGTACCGCCGGTCCTCGCCTTCATCCAGGAGAAGGCCGGCATCGACGACCGCGAAGCCTACGGCAGCCTGAACATGGGTGCGGGTTTTGCGCTCTATGTCGCGGCAGAGGACGCCGAGCGCACCGCGGAAATCGCGCGTGCGGCAGGCATTGAGGCATGGGTGGCTGGCCGCGTCGAAGCGGGCCCGAAGCAGGTTGTGATCGAACCGCTGTCCCTGACCTACGCGGCAGACGAACTGCACCTGCGCGCGTAA
- the xylB gene encoding xylulokinase translates to MYLGIDLGTSEVKVLLLADDHRIVATAGEKIGLSRPQPHWSEQDPAEWWSATGRAMAALRKLVPNDYAAVKAIGLSGQMHGATLLGAEDQVLRPAILWNDTRSAAECAELMSRLPALPQIAGNLAMPGFTAPKLLWVAKHEPDVFKKVASVLLPKDYLRLLMTGEKVSEMSDAAGTLWLDVAKRDWSDELLAATGLTREQMPRLVEGGEASGKLMPAVAEAWGLSRDVIVAGGGGDNAASAVGIGAVAPGDGFLSLGTSGVLFVVTDKFRPNPASAVHAFCHAVPGRWHQMSVMLSAASCLSWVTHLVGAANEGELLAQANALTDAQRDAAPIFLPYLSGERTPHNDAQAQGVFFGLNHDTTAAHLAYSVIEGVAFGTMDGLAALQAAGTQVGRLALVGGGSRSAEWAQLLASLLDTEIVTLEGSETGGALGAARLGWLAAGGVEAEVCRAPAIRARYTSNMEQRARLLPRYQRFTQLYPRIRDLFAR, encoded by the coding sequence ATGTATCTCGGCATTGACCTCGGCACCTCGGAAGTGAAAGTTCTGCTGCTGGCGGACGATCACCGCATCGTCGCAACAGCGGGCGAGAAGATTGGGCTTTCACGCCCGCAACCCCATTGGTCGGAGCAAGATCCGGCGGAGTGGTGGTCGGCCACCGGCCGCGCGATGGCGGCGCTGCGCAAACTCGTGCCGAACGACTATGCCGCGGTAAAGGCGATCGGCCTGTCGGGCCAGATGCATGGCGCGACCTTGTTGGGTGCCGAAGACCAGGTGCTGCGCCCGGCCATCCTGTGGAACGACACCCGTTCCGCCGCTGAATGCGCTGAGCTGATGAGCCGCTTGCCGGCGCTGCCGCAGATCGCCGGCAACCTCGCGATGCCGGGCTTCACCGCGCCCAAGTTGCTGTGGGTTGCGAAACATGAGCCGGACGTATTCAAGAAAGTGGCCAGCGTGCTGCTGCCGAAGGATTACCTGCGGCTGCTGATGACCGGCGAGAAGGTGTCGGAAATGTCCGACGCGGCCGGCACGCTGTGGCTGGATGTGGCCAAGCGGGATTGGTCCGATGAACTGCTCGCTGCGACCGGTCTGACTCGCGAGCAGATGCCGCGCCTCGTGGAAGGCGGCGAGGCCTCAGGCAAGCTGATGCCCGCGGTGGCCGAAGCATGGGGCCTTTCGCGCGATGTGATCGTCGCCGGCGGCGGTGGTGACAATGCGGCCAGTGCGGTGGGCATCGGCGCGGTCGCTCCGGGTGACGGCTTCCTGTCGCTCGGCACCAGCGGTGTGCTGTTTGTCGTCACCGACAAGTTCCGCCCGAATCCGGCGTCGGCAGTGCATGCCTTCTGCCACGCGGTGCCGGGGCGCTGGCACCAGATGAGCGTGATGCTGTCGGCGGCGAGCTGCCTGAGCTGGGTGACGCATCTGGTGGGTGCGGCCAACGAGGGCGAATTGCTCGCGCAGGCCAATGCGCTGACCGATGCGCAGCGCGACGCTGCACCGATCTTCCTGCCTTATCTGTCGGGCGAACGTACGCCGCACAACGACGCCCAGGCGCAGGGCGTGTTCTTCGGCCTCAATCACGACACGACGGCCGCCCACCTGGCCTACTCGGTGATCGAAGGCGTGGCCTTCGGCACCATGGATGGCCTTGCCGCGCTGCAAGCAGCCGGCACCCAGGTTGGCCGGCTTGCGCTGGTCGGCGGCGGTTCGCGCAGCGCCGAATGGGCCCAGTTGCTGGCAAGCCTGCTCGATACCGAAATCGTCACCCTCGAAGGCAGCGAAACCGGTGGTGCGCTTGGCGCGGCACGTCTGGGTTGGCTTGCCGCTGGCGGTGTTGAGGCGGAAGTCTGTCGCGCGCCGGCGATCCGCGCACGCTATACCTCGAACATGGAACAACGCGCGCGCCTGCTGCCGCGCTATCAACGATTCACTCAGCTCTATCCGCGTATTCGCGACCTCTTCGCACGCTGA
- the xylA gene encoding xylose isomerase, translated as MAAYFQNIDKIKYEGPDSQNPLAFKYYDKDRLVLGKRMEDHLRFAACYWHTFCWNGLDPFGGDTFQRPWHQIPNAMEAAMVKADVAFDFFSKVGVPFYCFHDRDVAPEGATPRESVSNLHRIVDILGQKQEETGMKLLWGTANLFSHRRFMSGASTNPDPEIFAMAALQVKEAMDATVKLGGANYVMWGGREGYETLLNTDLKSELAQMGRFLSMAVDYKHKIGLKGPILIEPKPREPSKHQYDFDTATVYGFLKQYGLENDVKVNIEANHATLSGHSFEHEISTAIALGIFGSIDMNRGDMQCGWDTDQFPNNIPETALAMYYILQGGGFTTGGLNFDAKVRRQSIDAEDLFYGHIGGMDVSARALLIAEKMITDGKFAQITQDRYAGWRDEFGQQVLAGKLGLDAVAQRVIDRNVDVAPKSGRQELIENLLNSYI; from the coding sequence ATGGCTGCCTACTTCCAGAACATCGACAAGATCAAATACGAGGGCCCGGATTCGCAGAACCCGCTGGCGTTCAAGTACTACGACAAGGACCGCCTGGTGCTTGGCAAGCGCATGGAAGACCACCTGCGTTTTGCCGCCTGCTACTGGCATACCTTCTGCTGGAACGGGCTTGACCCGTTCGGCGGTGACACCTTCCAGCGCCCCTGGCACCAGATCCCGAACGCCATGGAAGCGGCGATGGTGAAGGCCGACGTCGCCTTCGACTTCTTCTCGAAGGTGGGCGTACCGTTCTACTGCTTCCACGACCGTGATGTGGCCCCGGAAGGCGCGACCCCGCGCGAAAGCGTTTCGAACCTGCATCGCATCGTCGACATCCTCGGCCAGAAGCAGGAAGAGACCGGCATGAAGCTGCTGTGGGGCACGGCCAACCTGTTCAGCCACCGTCGTTTCATGTCCGGCGCCTCGACCAACCCGGATCCGGAAATCTTCGCGATGGCCGCGCTGCAGGTGAAGGAGGCGATGGACGCCACGGTGAAGCTGGGCGGCGCCAACTATGTCATGTGGGGCGGCCGTGAAGGTTACGAGACCCTGCTCAATACCGATCTGAAGAGCGAACTGGCGCAGATGGGTCGCTTCCTCAGCATGGCGGTCGACTACAAGCACAAGATCGGCCTCAAGGGCCCGATCCTGATCGAGCCGAAGCCGCGCGAGCCGTCGAAGCACCAGTACGATTTCGACACCGCGACGGTGTACGGTTTCCTCAAGCAGTACGGTCTGGAAAACGACGTCAAGGTCAACATCGAAGCCAACCACGCCACGCTGTCGGGCCATAGTTTCGAGCACGAAATCAGCACGGCGATCGCGCTGGGCATCTTCGGTTCGATCGACATGAACCGCGGCGACATGCAATGCGGTTGGGATACAGACCAGTTCCCGAACAACATCCCGGAAACTGCACTGGCGATGTATTACATCCTGCAGGGCGGCGGCTTCACGACCGGCGGCCTGAACTTCGACGCCAAGGTGCGCCGTCAGTCGATCGATGCCGAAGACCTGTTCTACGGCCACATCGGTGGCATGGACGTGTCGGCCCGCGCGCTGCTGATCGCCGAGAAGATGATTACCGATGGCAAGTTCGCGCAGATCACCCAGGATCGTTACGCCGGCTGGCGCGACGAGTTCGGCCAGCAAGTGCTGGCAGGCAAGCTGGGCCTGGATGCTGTGGCGCAGCGCGTGATCGACCGCAATGTCGACGTCGCGCCGAAGTCTGGCCGTCAGGAACTGATCGAAAACCTGCTCAACAGCTACATCTGA